One part of the Amphiura filiformis chromosome 5, Afil_fr2py, whole genome shotgun sequence genome encodes these proteins:
- the LOC140151677 gene encoding uncharacterized protein, whose protein sequence is MSERRDKFLKHSSSWSPQVERSGTPRQRIKPKPPPLRTVHYSPSEEYGPALDIPELHLKPNNRLEPLEELMMCDVDYDADGDKEIVSQQKPVRRKRPRHSHQNRARRSGKYKKQPDLDREPTPNWEKFILGDEDFEETIFPRIPSRTGHVVQLRSASLYKDLEDDSSPELPSGSSGLPNSPAISITPDMEELLKEVAKIVPERKFQTVKNTTTCRDVLNIMNYKTTPGLRTKKAYHRQQSQKNSTFECENQPKQKPLVVSPPPSVLRPALQKRSEGFNTRRLHNFKEVQSTITSTKIGSNASSCLPAITPGNVTATNHHTYPPKIGIPAKVEVKDPRKHPFARKPCLALRPPTPATFGAIDDDDDDDDEEDNPFRNFRPFYPRPPAVHKPATMATTARPTVIPENMKELSFPAKSVLPRPRPRPPGSLYHLSAAPLSPDDNKSSDLVPKPHSVPKSPSAAQTIRTRNIRRQRYTQTGTHVQKKSQI, encoded by the exons ATGTCTGAGAGGCGAGATAAATTTTTGAAACATTCTTCATCCTGGTCTCCTCAAGTTGAGCGGAGCGGTACTCCTCGACAGCGCATCAAACCCAAACCGCCACCACTACGCACGGTCCACTATTCTCCATCGGAAGAGTATGGTCCAGCTTTAGACATCCCCGAGTTACATCTTAAGCCCAATAACCGCCTGGAGCCACTTGAAGAATTAATGATGTGTGATGTTGACTACGACGCCGACGGAGACAAGGAGATTGTCAGCCAGCAGAAACCAGTGCGTCGAAAACGTCCGCGTCACAGTCATCAAAACCGTGCTCGTCGGTCAGGGAAATACAAAAAGCAACCTG ATCTAGATCGTGAGCCTACTCCAAACTGGGAAAAATTCATCCTTGGTGACGAGGATTTCGAAGAGACCATCTTTCCCCGAATACCATCTCGGACTGGGCATGTGGTGCAACTGCGGTCAGCATCTCTTTACAAAGACCTGGAAGATGATTCCTCCCCAGAATTACCTTCTGGTTCGAGTGGTCTTCCCAATTCACCGGCAATTAGCATCACGCCAGACATGGAAGAACTCCTGAAG gagGTGGCTAAAATTGTTCCAGAACGCAAATTCCAGACCGTCAAAAATACTACCACCTGCCGAGATGTTTTAAACATCATGAACTACAAAACCACGCCTGGACTCAGAACCAAAAAAGCTTACCACCGTCAGCAGTCGCAAAAGAACAGCACATTTGAATGTGAAAACCAGCCGAAACAGAAGCCCTTGGTGGTGTCCCCGCCACCGTCCGTTCTTCGTCCGGCGCTGCAAAAACGATCAGAAGGTTTCAATACAAGGAGACTACACAACTTCAAG GAAGTTCAGAGCACCATTACGTCAACTAAGATTGGGAGCAATGCGTCCAGTTGTCTGCCTGCAATTACTCCAGGGAATGTTACTGCTACAAACCACCACACATACCCACCCAAGATAGGAATTCCAGCGAAAGTGGAGGTCAAAGATCCGCGCAAGCACCCGTTTGCAAGGAAACCATGTTTGGCTTTAAGGCCCCCAACACCAGCTACATTCGGCGCAattgacgatgacgacgatgacgacgatgaagaAGATAATCCATTTAGAAATTTCCGACCATTCTACCCAAGGCCACCAGCAGTTCATAAGCCAGCAACCATGGCAACCACAGCTAGGCCTACAGTTATTCCAGAAAACATGAAAGAATTATCCTTTCCAGCCAAATCAGTACTGCCAAGACCACGACCACGGCCACCTGGTTCTTTGTACCATCTATCCGCCGCTCCACTTAGTCCAGATGATAACAAATCGTCAGACCTGGTCCCTAAGCCTCACTCAGTACCTAAGTCTCCATCAGCAGCGCAAACCATCAGGACAAGGAATATCCGACGACAAAGATATACACAGACGGGTACACATGTTCAGAAGAAGTCTCAAATTTGA
- the LOC140151675 gene encoding uncharacterized protein has translation MTDQLRYLVAINAKQPHDIGYACGEGKFRCSLGGECISITYVCDFIPHCLDNSDEEQCEYRSCDHASEFECNNKQCVDVKRRCDLQEDCWDKSDEMFCEIAHDGFQCYDGTWLPSHAFCDGQRDCTGKNWEDEPPYCHNYTCPGGYRCHDDLRCLTPHLLCDGVRHCPDGDDEDFCGTACPDGCVCVGLFYQCNDVTWDSSKAAQIPHDIRQLILTNVNTSENLEGLPAALDQIFGFDIRDFQLLISLDLSSDGIVRLEPGIFSLNMNLRTLILKDNRIVNLLNGTFSGLHSMLYLDISLNILTEIATGAFSELHNLLFLDIRGSKELEPKEEVFSELVRLDTLYSDRYLYCCLTRDLGSVTSCLPEPDQFSSCEDLMRIKALRTFMWLLGVSALLGNGFVIFWRIRPVKAKTRSSNRVQSTLVFNLAIADGLMGVYMIIIASADQYYRNVYIAYAESWQRSYTCKFAGFLSVLSSEASVFFMAVISVDRFVSIAMPFSRMNLTPKSSKITVLLVWLFAGILSIIPVVVRDYFGDEFYGRSSVCLALPLTTEKPAGWHYSVALFLGVNLAAFCVIFVCYTGIYIVVKSSAKRIKKSGKNQAEQIEFALRMAFLVGTDFVCWMPIIIMGFLSLTGTEVPAIVYVWIAVFVLPINSSLNPYLFTILTRELAKRQNKKDGTKNGTYNSTVNSSTERATTYADGGNHDSNLMKLASNQLQELHNDRLMPWMAAARIRSYQLSSYMKSNSNTFTTEEVNSFESDLMTALKYLKKRRYIHGKITNEFILIEKTVTGSRRAFLMMPDENAMTTSRSTATPDTPVDNSQQIDEGIRMDSLQDSDIDHRLIIEIIENLKNHTDI, from the exons AATATAGAAGTTGTGACCATGCCTCAGAATTTGAgtgtaataacaaacaatgtgtcgatGTAAAGAGACGCTGTGATCTGCAGGAGGATTGCTGGGATAAAAGTGATGAAATGTTCTGTG AAATAGCTCACGATGGCTTTCAGTGTTACGATGGAACATGGTTACCATCACATGCATTCTGTGATGGTCAAAGGGATTGTACAGGGAAGAATTGGGAAGATGAACCGCCATATTGTC ATAACTATACTTGTCCTGGTGGTTATAGATGTCATGATGATCTCAGATGTTTGACACCACATCTGCTTTGTGATGGTGTCCGACATTGTCCAGATGGAGATGACGAGGACTTTTGTG GTACCGCGTGTCCTGATGGTTGTGTATGCGTTGGCTTATTTTACCAGTGTAATGACGTAACTTGGGATAGTTCAAAAGCTGCTCAAATTCCACATGATATTCGTCAACT AATTCTTACAAATGTGAACACCAGCGAGAATCTAGAAGGATTACCTGCTGCATTAGATCAAATATTTGGATTTGATATTAGGGACTTCCAACTTTTGATCTCCCT AGACTTGTCGAGTGATGGAATAGTGCGTCTAGAACCTGGGATTTTCAGCTTAAATATGAATCTCCGGACATT AATTTTGAAGGATAATAGGATCGTCAACCTTTTAAATGGCACATTTTCTGGGCTACACTCGATGTTATACTT GGATATATCCCTTAACATTCTGACTGAAATTGCCACCGGAGCTTTCTCAGAACTGCACAACCTGTTGTTTTT AGATATTCGTGGAAGTAAAGAGCTGGAGCCAAAGGAAGAGGTGTTTTCAGAATTAGTTCGGTTAGACACATT ATACTCAGATCGTTACTTGTATTGCTGTCTCACTCGTGATCTTGGATCAGTAACCAGTTGCTTACCCGAGCCCGATCAATTCTCTTCCTGTGAAGACTTAATGAGAATTAAAGCCCTTCGCACATTCATGTGGCTACTGGGCGTCAGTGCTCTTCTTGGTAATGGATTCGTTATTTTCTGGCGAATTCGACCGGTTAAAGCCAAAACTCGCTCTTCAAATCGAGTACAATCCACACTTGTGTTCAATCTAGCTATAGCTGATGGTTTAATGGGTGTCTACATGATCATCATTGCGTCAGCAGATCAATATTACCGCAACGTCTACATAGCTTACGCCGAAAGCTGGCAGAGAAGTTACACCTGTAAATTTGCTGGATTCTTGTCCGTTCTCTCCAGCGAAGCTTCTGTTTTCTTCATGGCTGTCATAAGCGTTGATCGCTTCGTCAGCATCGCAATGCCGTTCAGTCGTATGAACCTAACGCCCAAATCGAGCAAAATCACCGTGTTGTTGGTGTGGTTATTCGCTGGTATTCTCAGCATTATTCCCGTTGTGGTGAGAGATTACTTTGGTGACGAATTTTACGGAAGATCAAGTGTATGTTTAGCACTTCCTCTTACTACGGAGAAACCGGCAGGTTGGCATTACTCCGTAGCTCTTTTCCTTGGTGTAAATCTAGCAGCATTTTGTGTGATATTCGTTTGCTACACTGGTATATACATTGTCGTAAAATCATCAGCTAAAAGGATTAAGAAAAGCGGCAAGAACCAAGCGGAGCAAATAGAGTTTGCATTGCGTATGGCGTTTCTTGTAGGAACTGATTTTGTATGCTGGATGCCAATCATCATTATGGGATTTCTTTCGCTGACTGGGACTGAGGTTCCTGCGATTGTGTACGTGTGGATTGCTGTGTTTGTGTTACCTATTAACTCGTCCTTGAATCCATATCTGTTTACAATTTTGACACGGGAATTGGCCAAACGACAAAATAAGAAAGATGGAACTAAAAATGGAACTTATAATAGCACTGTGAATTCCAGCACAGAGCGTGCAACAACATATGCAGATGGTGGAAATCACG ATTCAAACCTCATGAAGCTAGCATCAAATCAGCTTCAAGAGTTGCATAACGATCGTCTTATGCCATGGATGGCTGCAGCAAGAATCAGATCATATCAACTATCCAGCTATATGAAATCCAACAGCAACACTTTTACAACTGAAGAAGTTAATTCTTTTGAGAGTGATCTGATGACAGCATTGAAATATCTAAAGAAACGGCGATATATCCATGGCAAAATCACGAACGAATTTATTCTCATAGAAAAG ACTGTGACTGGTTCACGAAGAGCATTTCTTATGATGCCTGATGAAAATGCGATGACAACAAGCCGTAGCACTGCAACTCCAGATACTCCCGTTGACAATTCTCAGCAGATTGACGAAGGCATAAGAATGGATTCACTTCAGGATAGTGACATAGATCACCGATTAATTATTGAGATAATAGAAAACTTGAAAAATCATACCGATATCTAG